A region of the Leishmania major strain Friedlin complete genome, chromosome 19 genome:
tccctctatATTTATTTTGTACATccgcgtctgtgcgtgtctccCGAGGCTCTCTCTTTGCcctctgtgcctgtgtgcgctATTCtactcgccctctctcgtgtCGCAGAAGCCGACGTTctcgcccccgccgccctcctccacgcgTCCTCAGGACAGCAACTGCGAAGACGGGAAGCAAGCAAAAGGCGGCCCCCGCAGCCCCGTGAAGACACAAGAAAACACAGCCACGAAAACACAGCCACGAAAACACAGCCAAGAAAGTGGAGGCGGCAGGAAAAGTGAAGAACACCAACACGAAGGAGAAAAGGCGGGGCCTCCGAAAACGAGTGGGAGAAGACGGCACACGTCCACTGGGCCGTTCCGTCCGTATTGTCTCTGCGTGCCTTCGTTGtgtgcgttttttttcttgtctcttgtttttgtgtctcttctcttctcgttGCTTCCGATCGCTTCTCCGTGCGCCGTATTTTgtctgccctctccctcgccctctctcgtgtCGCAGAAGCCGACGTTCtcgccccccttccccccttcccccctcttccgcccACATTCCTTCTGAACACGTCGAGGACGGCAGATGCGAAAAGGGAGCTGCATCGTCGACGTTGCGATGCCGCCCCTTACCAGCTGCGCGGTGattttcttcctcctcgtgtgtgttttgtggaGGATGGAAGACGGAGTTGAGTTGTGCGCTGTGGGACTTGTGTCTTGTTTTCACGGCCGCGCCTTCCGGATGGCGATGCGAATTTCCTTGTTCCTACTGCATGCTTTCCTGGTGTTCATGAGGGCGTACTGTCCTCTTGGCTATACACTCCTTTTTGTAGCCGGAGGACTCGTTGTGCAAGTGTGtgtcctcctctctctctctctctttcgttggGCATGCGTGCTCTTCGCTCTTCATGCCCCGCCTTTCTTTGCTGGCAGGCTTTGCCGAGCACCACACCACTCCTCCGCGAAATCAGCCGTCACGACCCGCCGTCCACGAGGAATGAGCAGGGCAGCCCAGATTCTAGCAATACGGAGCAGATTCAGAAAGCATCACATCTCGATAGCCACAGGACCGCAAATGCAGACCATTCTCAAGCGCTTCCTCctgcagaggcggtgccgccgttgACAGCCGATACACTGCGCGTTCCGCAAGTTCGCGCCGAGTGCCCACCCGActccgcgctgctgtcgccagGAAACGGTCTTACTCCCACGCTTGCCGAGTGCGTATCcaacgccgcgccacagccgagcgAGAAAACAGCGCCGAAACGTGATGCTTCCGCGTCCCTGCGCCGTAAGCGGGAGCGCGAAGGTGCGTGTGACTCGAGCTTCTGGCCGCTAAAAACTCGGCGCGCTCTTGACGCGTCCGCCCATACTGCAGCGCGACAGCCtagcgaggcggcgccggtgttgGCAGCggacgctctccctccgacgcctgccgagtgcgcacccgacgccgcgccacagccgtcCGAGTCGGAAATGGTGGTGTATGATCCACATGGGGCGTGGTCATCACTTCTCGTAGATGATGGCCTTTACATCAACCCTGTGGGCGACCAGCTTCTTAGTTCCGCCTTGCTAAGCGCCGTGCGCAAGTCACAAGAAGGCTCTAGGCTGCTACAGCACGACGAAGAGGTGTGGGCAGGGCCTGACTGGCGTACGGTGATGTTGCGGCACAAACCTTTGACAAAGTGAGCCATCACCGGCAGGCCTCCGGGCCTCTCACCCATGCGTCGCACGTGGCCTCTTCATGACACACGCGAATTCCCTCTTGGACGTCACTGCTCAGTGACGTGTGAGGCGTGCTTTTCCATCAGGCGCGACAGAGCGGGAACGCCTGCCGCACCTCAGGCAGATTGCAACGCTAGTCGGTTTCATTGCCTCTTCGCTAGCGCATCCCACTATGTTTTGCTTCACACTTCGGCTACGGTATCTACCTCAGTATCAGAGACCtccgcaaaaaaaaagcaccaTGCAGTGTTGTATCTTTCACACTTTCCGCCAACCTGCCGCAGAGGTGAGCCGCCCCTGCGCGAGTCGATGCCCTCGAAAGACGAAAGAGCTCAGCTTTTGCACCGTGTTACTGGCGCTCATCGCGTTTCCTAGGACAATGGAGCTTGTCTGTCTGCCAACGCAgtgtcgccgtcgctttTGCGAGCTTCAAGTCGCCTTCGCCTCGCCTTTCGCTCACTGCTGCGGTCTCTCGCTCGATGGTACACGGGCGACTGCTTTACCTTTGAGTTACTCTATCAGCGTTGCGTGCAGGGGTGAAATGgcacagctgcgtgcgggGTTTACTTGCTACTGGTacttctcccccttctcaccGCTCTGTACCCTTCCCTCCCCGCACCCGCTGCTCTGTGCTGCACGTCACCGATCGTTAGGCTGTGCATCTGCAGCTACCTATGTACccatatacatatatatatatatatatatactcCAGCACCACTAACTTGTCTACTGCAGCGCTCGCACGTCTCGCTGGTCTCCTCGCGCCCGCGCTTACGCCACGCTCTCAGTGCAACTGACACCGCAGCACATTCACCAACGCTCGTCCCATCTGCGAGCCTGCCACTGGACACTCTCATTGCTGAACCAGCCACAGGACAGAATGAGGAAAAGTACCTCCGTGTACACCCTCAGAAGCCACCGCTGCTTCATCACCTTGCGCGCGGTGATCCCGATTCTCATCTTTATTTGTTTGTGTGGCGCTGTGGGCACGATATTTCTAACCAGCTCCCATCAATCGGCGCTCGGATGGACAAGGGAGCCGACCACTTCAGCACCTAGTGGCGAACTGACCACTACCGAACCGGGTGAGCCGAGGCGGAGCATGACCCCGACATCGGCGATCACGACATCCGCGCCAgcgaccgccaccaccgctgagCAGACGCCACTACCACCTGAGCAGACAAGTATGTTTGACGCCCCAGGGACACCGACGCCTGCGGTGTCTGCCGCATCTGCGCGCGCTACTGGCGCTCAGGATAGCAGCACACTGATGGAGGGCGCGAAGACGGAGACGACGAAGCAGAACCTGGCAATGAAGGGTCTGGACCGGTGGATGAAGATGCAACTCCCTGCGGACTGGATGGAGTGCATTCGGCAGAACCTGCAACTCGACAAGCACGGGCAGCCGATGCACGCGGTGACGGAGATGAAGGACGCTATCCCGCTGCTGATCACGCCGCTGACTGGCGACGTAAAGTTCTTCCCGTACTTCGTGTGCTCGATGGACGTTGCTGTGCGGTACCATTACGTGATCCAGAACGAGCGGGACCCGGATACGACTGCGGTCATCGACGActtgcagcgccgcttcggcAACAGCGGGCGCTTGCTTGTTGTGCGCAACCGGTACAACCGCGGGTACTCCGGGAGTATGAACCAGGCCTTCGAGTGGGCACTGAAAGAGCGgacagcggaggaggtgccgtgGGTGTTTGCTTGCGGCGTGGACGCGATCTTCGAGCCCGGGCTGCTTGCGAAGATGATCGAGGTTGTGCAGCAAAACACCCGCGGCGATGCTGCGATGCtagccgcgctgcgcgcggaggtggagctAGAGGAGCGGCTTGTGCGCGAGGGTAACTACTCCTACTACGAGCGATGGGCGCCGCGTGGGCGTCCACTCAAGGTGCTACGGAGTGGCTATCCAGGCGTGCCGTTGAACGTGCGgactgcgccgctgctgccagaCCGCATTCGGTACACAGTTGCGGATGAGAACCGCGAGAGCGGGATCGTCCGCCCTGCGGAGTTGCGCACGCGGTTCTTCGGCAACTACGTGGCGACTGTGACTCCTGTCCCGGATGCCTTGGGCACCATTGCGGTGACGCGGCTGGCGCTGTCGGCTGTTGGGTACTTTGACGAGAACTACTTCCCCGCGTATATGGACGACATCGACCTACGATGGCGGCACTTCGCGTATGGCTTTGGCGCACTGCATGGCGAGCGCAACGGCCCCGTGACTCGCTGGCACCACTACAACGCTGCAAACCTTCGCGGCAGCCCATTTGTGGATCCGGACCTGGAGAAGTATGGCACAGAGGACAACtacagccgccgcgccttcCTCAGCTATATCCGACGCTCTAAGGGCATATACGACAAGCTCAAGTACGGTCCGCGTGACATGGACGGTGTATGGCGTCAGGCTGCGCAGAAGGCCGAGTTCAAGTACTCGTCCTTCAATGTGTCCCACTACCCTGCCGACACATGGGTGCTTGATGAGGATGCGCGCGGATGCATGTTTCACCACACGTACAACTACAAGACACAGAACTGGAGTAGGCCGAGCGACTGCTCCTACAATCCGCggacgctggaggagagcgGCATCCTTGGCGTGGACCAGCTAGCGAGCTACAGGTCAATGCTTGCGGAGAAAGCGTTTGCTTACCAatgacagcggcagccgggCGGCGAAGGTCTCGTGCGGTAGAAAACAGCAGGTGGATGTTGCCTGGCAGTAACTCCATCACACTCGTATTTCGTCGACGACCATTTTTTTCTGCCATCGACGTTGTCAGAACTGATGACAGATGACACACTAGCGGGGTGGCAGGGTGCAGTGCATCCCCACCATCTTTCGCCTTGCGGAAAGAAGCcaggcagcccccccccccacatGCCAACTGCGAAACCCCTGCTGGCCGGGGCAAAGCCAAGTACGTTCTACGTAAGGAGGGCAGCGCGACGTACGGTGACTAATGCCAGAGGTCAGGGCCTGGATGGCATGGCGGCGGAGACGACCCGCGATGGTGAACCCGCTTGTGCCATTTGCATCACAGCGAGTGTGTCTGCGTCACGCGAACATATATCTCACCCCCACAGACCGGACTCTCCACTGGTGTCGAGAGCCTGAGCGCCACCGCGAACGACACACCAGGGGACGAGGCGAGCGGAGCGGGGGCGGATGGGTGCGTAGAGCTGGGGGCACGGGCCGTTCTCAGCCACTTCCGACGGTGTCGCTCCTGCAACGCGTCTGTATAAAGTTGTTTGCTACAACATGATGGATCCCTGACCGGCTGGATAGACATGAACTCTCCAACAAAACACGGGATACTTTACGAGGTACTAACGCTCGCTTATTTCCACTGGCTTGCAGTAGTAGAGGCCAGTGTCTTTTTCAGTCAGCCCCGCCACGGGGCAGTGCACAAGGCGCATCAATGACTGAAAAAGAGTTCGGTTGATCTTGATTCACCGCGAATCGCAATCACGCTTCACCGTTCACCCACAGCGCGATAAGCATGCGTATTCTTCCTCTTTACTGAGAAGCCCACGAGACAAGAGAGACGGTTACCATCTCCTCGCTGATGATTGACGACATTTCCCTTCCAATGAGACGCTCTGACGTTTGCCAAGTGTAAAGTGCCCCACTCTAACTTATATGGATGCGCTGACCCAGCTTTCCTCGCGTGCCATAAGCTGCATCTACGGCTCATCACCTCTTTCTTCCACactgctcttcctcctctcacGGGCCTCATGAGTGCACTTCTTCTCTGCTCTACTTGGAGTAACCAAGTTTCAAATCTACATGCTTCGTGTCCTGCGAGAACAGAGACTACTTGTGCCGATCACAAAGAAAGCCCTACTCCACACGCGACGACCGGATTATCATTGCTTCATCTTGGTACTCTTCCTATTTAGAGCGCTGTATTCTTTATTTGCAGGAAGAGCTCTCTGTGCTAATGTGGTGCGACGTGCGGACGGCTTTGCTGTGCCCCTGCGGGACGCAAAACGTACGTGTGCGGGTCTACGTATAGTTGCGTCCGTACGTGTACGGGTACGTGTGCGGATTAGGGTTTTTCTCTCGgctgattccttgcacagggacaccctctccaactggacgggtgcgtgacggtgtactac
Encoded here:
- the LPG1G2 gene encoding putative GIPL galf transferase, which encodes MRKSTSVYTLRSHRCFITLRAVIPILIFICLCGAVGTIFLTSSHQSALGWTREPTTSAPSGELTTTEPGEPRRSMTPTSAITTSAPATATTAEQTPLPPEQTSMFDAPGTPTPAVSAASARATGAQDSSTLMEGAKTETTKQNLAMKGLDRWMKMQLPADWMECIRQNLQLDKHGQPMHAVTEMKDAIPLLITPLTGDVKFFPYFVCSMDVAVRYHYVIQNERDPDTTAVIDDLQRRFGNSGRLLVVRNRYNRGYSGSMNQAFEWALKERTAEEVPWVFACGVDAIFEPGLLAKMIEVVQQNTRGDAAMLAALRAEVELEERLVREGNYSYYERWAPRGRPLKVLRSGYPGVPLNVRTAPLLPDRIRYTVADENRESGIVRPAELRTRFFGNYVATVTPVPDALGTIAVTRLALSAVGYFDENYFPAYMDDIDLRWRHFAYGFGALHGERNGPVTRWHHYNAANLRGSPFVDPDLEKYGTEDNYSRRAFLSYIRRSKGIYDKLKYGPRDMDGVWRQAAQKAEFKYSSFNVSHYPADTWVLDEDARGCMFHHTYNYKTQNWSRPSDCSYNPRTLEESGILGVDQLASYRSMLAEKAFAYQ